CCAGCTAAGGCTTCAAGACCATTTGACAAAGAAAGAGATGGTTTTGTGATGGGTGAGGGTGCTGGTGCTTTAGTGTTTGAAGAGTATGAGGCTGCTAAAAAACGTGGAGCTAAGATTTATGCTGAGTTGGTAGGTTTTGGTGAAAGTGCAGATGCGCATCATATTACTTCACCTACTTTAGAAGGGCCATTGCGTGCTATGAAAAAAGCTTTAAAAATGGCAGGAAATCTAAAAGTAGATTATATTAATGCACACGGAACTTCTACTCCGGTAAATGATAAAAATGAAACAGCAGCAATTAAAGAGCTTTTTAAAGATCAAATTCCTTTAATCAGTTCTACAAAAGGTCAAACAGGTCATTGCTTGGGTGCTGCTGGTGCTATTGAGGCTGTTATTTCTTTAATGGCGCTTGATCAAGGTATATTGCCACCAACTATCAATCAAATCGTAGCAGATGAAAATTGTGATCTTGATTATATACCAAATACTGCAAGAAAAAGTGAAGTTAATGTCGTAATGAGCAATTCTTTTGGTTTTGGTGGGACAAATGGTTGTGTGATTTTCAAAAAAGTAGATTAATATGGCTTCTTATTTAGATTTTGAAAAAAATATTCAGCAAATTGATGAAGATTTAGCAAATGCTAAAATCAAAGGTGATGATGAAGCGGTAAAAATTTTAGAAAAAAATCTTGAAAAAGAAACTCAAAAAGTTTATAAAAATTTAAGCGATTATCAACGCTTACAGCTTGCAAGACATCCTGATCGTCCTTATGCACTTGATTATATCCAAGCTATATTAAGCGATGCTTATGAAATTCATGGCGATCGTGCTTTTAGAGATGATCCTGCTATTGTGTGTTATGCAGGTTATATAGGTGGTAAAAAAGTTATTGTTATAGGTGAGCAAAAAGGTAGAGGTACTAAAGATAAACTTCATAGAAATTTTGGTATGCCTCATCCTGAAGGTTATAGAAAAGCCTTAAGAGTAGCAAAAATAGCTGAGAAATTTGACATACCGGTGTTATTTTTAGTAGATACTCCAGGTGCTTACCCGGGAGTGGGTGCTGAAGAGCGTGGTCAAAGTGAAGCTATAGCTAGAAATTTATATGAGTTAAGTGCCCTTAAAACAATCACTATAGCAGTAGTTATAGGCGAAGGTGGAAGTGGTGGTGCTTTAGCCATAGGAGTAGCTGATAAACTTGCTATGATGAAAAATTCAGTTTTTTCTGTGATTTCACCTGAGGGTTGTGCTGCTATTTTATGGAATGATCCGTCAAAAAGTGAAGCTGCAACTAAAGCAATGAAAGTAACTGCTGATGATTTAAAAACTCAGGGTTTAATTGATGATGTCATCGATGAGCCTATAAGTGGAGCTCATAGAGATAAAGAAAATGCTATTAAAAATTTAAGTGATTATGTAGTAAAAGCTATAGAAGAATTAGAACAATACGATAAGCGTGAGTTGGCAGCATTAAGAATGCAAAAGATCTTTAAATTTGGAGCTTTTTCTGAATGATTTGCATTTTTATGCAAATTTCAACTTTTTTTAAAAAAACTATTGTATAATTACAACTTCAATTCAGTGGTTGGATAGCTCAGTCGGTAGAGCAGCAGACTGAAAATCTGCGTGTCGGCAGTTCGATTCTGCCTCTAACCACCATCTTCATTTTCTATTGTAAAATTCATCTAATTCTTGAAGTTCATTTTCATTAAATCCTGCTTGGATTCTAGCTGTTTTGTTATATACTTTTCCTAAAAGATTAAATTCTTTATATTTTATACAAAGATTGATATAATTATCATTTTCTTTTTTGGCATAATTCCACCAAAAATCCCCTTTATTTACATGTTTTATTTCGTCATTTAAT
This genomic stretch from Campylobacter lari subsp. concheus harbors:
- a CDS encoding acetyl-CoA carboxylase carboxyltransferase subunit alpha; amino-acid sequence: MASYLDFEKNIQQIDEDLANAKIKGDDEAVKILEKNLEKETQKVYKNLSDYQRLQLARHPDRPYALDYIQAILSDAYEIHGDRAFRDDPAIVCYAGYIGGKKVIVIGEQKGRGTKDKLHRNFGMPHPEGYRKALRVAKIAEKFDIPVLFLVDTPGAYPGVGAEERGQSEAIARNLYELSALKTITIAVVIGEGGSGGALAIGVADKLAMMKNSVFSVISPEGCAAILWNDPSKSEAATKAMKVTADDLKTQGLIDDVIDEPISGAHRDKENAIKNLSDYVVKAIEELEQYDKRELAALRMQKIFKFGAFSE